The DNA sequence ATTGTATTTGCCCTAGCAAATCCGGTCCCCGAAATCTGGCCACACTCTGCAAAGGAGGCGGGGGCAAAAATTATTGCCACTGGGCGCGGTGATTTTCCTAATCAGATAAATAATAGCCTGATCTTTCCGGGCGTATTCAGGGGTGTACTTGATGCAGGAGCAAGGGGAGTCAATTTCCAGATCATGGTGGAAGCTGCAAATGAGATTGCAAACTTTGTCAAGCAGCCAACAGCTGAGCGGATAGTCCCAACAATGGATGAATGGGAGCTTTACCCACGTGTGGCGGCTGCTGTTGCATACAAGACGGTCGAGATGAACCTTGCGAGGAAAATCGATTCGAAAAATGGGTTCCTGAAAACAGCAACCGAAATAATAGAGAGCAACAGGGATATTTATACTAAAATGATAGCAAACGGGTCGATAAAGAACTTTTTCGGAGATGATAAGAATGGAAGATAATGTGAAAGTAAGAAGGATGAGACCAGAAGACATGGAAAGCGTCATAGATATGGTAAGAAGGTTAAAGAAAATAAATGAAGAATTTGACTCTTCGTTTATCGTCAGGGATGATATCAAGACTGAGGCAGAGAATTATCTAAACGATACCATGAAAGATCAGGAAAAATACATTCTCCTGGTTGCAGAGCTGAAGAAAAAGGTTGTAGGCATAATCAAGGTAGATGTTCTTGAGAGAATCTGCTACGAACCAAGGCACGAAGCGAGAATTGTTGAATTCTACGTTATGCCGGAGTACAGGAGGAAAAAGGTAGGTCACGCATTAATGGACGAAGTAAGCGCAATCTTGAAAAAACGTGGAATTTCATTGATTTCCGCTGAGTTTCCTTCACTGAACCTCATTGCTCTGGGATTCTACAAGAAAAATGGCTACAGGGATCTTGTAAGCATATATGGTAAACAAATTAGCGATGAGGATGAAAAGTAAGCAGCTCTAAATTTTGAACCGCAGCTCATAATTGCGGTTACAGGCAATTTTGTATCCCTTTGCCCCAGAAAATGTTATTATATCACACTGCGCATTCATCCAGGTGAAACTACCTGAATTTCTGGATTCAGAACTTGTAATATTATGGGAGGGTAACAACCACATATGCCATCTTTCCAGCAGATATGGCATTAAAAGCACCTGCGAAATTTTCAGGGAGAGTAAAGGAGGAGAGATTGTATATTACCTGCCCACGGATCTGGACCAAGACAGGGAAGGAGCATTATTCCTTAAGGAATTTTCCGCTGAAAAATTTGAAGAAATGTACATAGTGAAGCGTTCTCTAGAGGATGAACGTCTATCTGTTGCTTTCTTTGATTTTGTTTCCATACCATCAGTCATTATGGTTTCGGCAAGTCTTAACTGTGGTGTTTACAGATTTGTTTTCATATTTCACGACTCGGTGATGGAAAGGGTGTCATCCACTCTGCTTGAAATATCTTCGAAGACACCGTTGAAGATAGAGTACCTTGGTAGATCTCGTGGACTCCATTACATACTAGGGAAGATTAACGAAACTGTGCCTCTGCTTGTTATGGAATCATCAGGT is a window from the Thermoplasmatales archaeon genome containing:
- a CDS encoding putative acetyltransferase; its protein translation is MIRMEDNVKVRRMRPEDMESVIDMVRRLKKINEEFDSSFIVRDDIKTEAENYLNDTMKDQEKYILLVAELKKKVVGIIKVDVLERICYEPRHEARIVEFYVMPEYRRKKVGHALMDEVSAILKKRGISLISAEFPSLNLIALGFYKKNGYRDLVSIYGKQISDEDEK